One window of the Candidatus Hydrogenedentota bacterium genome contains the following:
- a CDS encoding sigma-70 family RNA polymerase sigma factor yields MLESQQLDDAEIVRKVLCGHREAFGILVERHLPLVHALVYGRVSNPAEVKDLVQDAFLKALEKLDTLRDAAKFRPWLAAITRNVCTNFRKAEHHREGVLLEMSRSQHSIPAPDRHELHAALRREIHALNEDDREVLMLHYFAGFKIREVAQALDISQDAAAKRIQRARRALGERIVDELGSALESERPSSDLPRRVMVAAMAFPTNWTVVPATAGGGSTLWIWIRPLEVLLMKKAVVGALSLALIALGAWYALRQSSPQSPNTSVPPDKQAVSDGVPPPADETRQTESNRNGDSLAPESDGTPKGKEIGAEAALPETTLRKPQDPNRKPDATPASSLTIEGLVVTEDKAGETPVSNARIFVGPRLPLDESMRLQNTLATSASDGTFRVEDVSVSDENQWVYAWHADLAPGWVSLPSQPEGTVKIRVVMTKGGTVSGRVAVGGVPVAGATVQAASVTEVGQTTTGPDGKYELENLPQGDLGILAKLPEGGRSLVRMASLLTGTTTPVDFDFSEVTSSLQGMVTSRGEPVSSGMLRMTVTTTNGEVERFEGTIQADGSYSFSEAPSGTCALVASVELESGNRASKQVAFSIAENEAHVENIDFNLTTAVRGTITIPDTVKDGAIVALRGEVKIDTLSTELLTSLEPLIAASGRIKDGAYSFDGLDPGTYTIVAFAYTELPNSDAEGLNTMLSKALFASSVVELKEGAEAVVDLTPTL; encoded by the coding sequence GTGTTGGAAAGTCAACAACTCGATGACGCAGAGATCGTTCGGAAGGTGTTGTGCGGGCACCGCGAGGCATTTGGCATCCTCGTGGAGCGGCATCTACCTTTGGTTCACGCGTTGGTGTATGGCCGCGTGTCCAATCCGGCAGAGGTCAAAGACCTTGTCCAAGATGCCTTTCTCAAGGCATTGGAGAAACTGGACACGCTTCGTGATGCTGCAAAGTTCCGGCCGTGGCTGGCCGCCATCACACGAAACGTCTGCACCAACTTCCGCAAAGCTGAGCACCATCGCGAAGGCGTATTGCTTGAAATGTCGCGCAGTCAGCACAGCATCCCGGCCCCGGATCGGCACGAACTTCACGCGGCGTTGCGTCGCGAGATTCATGCATTGAACGAGGACGACCGCGAGGTCCTCATGCTGCACTACTTCGCAGGATTCAAGATACGTGAAGTCGCGCAGGCTCTGGATATTTCGCAAGACGCTGCTGCCAAGCGCATCCAACGTGCGCGCCGCGCTCTTGGCGAGAGAATCGTGGACGAACTGGGATCGGCGTTGGAGTCCGAGCGGCCTTCTTCTGACTTGCCGAGGCGTGTCATGGTTGCGGCGATGGCCTTTCCGACGAACTGGACCGTTGTCCCTGCTACGGCAGGCGGGGGAAGCACTCTGTGGATCTGGATTCGACCTTTGGAGGTACTGCTAATGAAGAAGGCCGTTGTAGGAGCATTGTCGCTGGCGCTTATAGCCTTGGGGGCGTGGTATGCCTTGCGGCAGAGTTCACCCCAATCCCCAAACACCTCCGTTCCGCCAGACAAACAAGCGGTTTCCGACGGAGTTCCGCCCCCCGCGGATGAGACTCGGCAGACTGAGAGCAATCGGAATGGCGACAGTCTGGCGCCCGAGAGTGATGGTACTCCCAAGGGCAAGGAAATCGGTGCAGAAGCGGCGTTGCCCGAGACGACGCTCCGCAAGCCGCAGGACCCCAATAGGAAGCCTGACGCAACACCAGCGTCATCTCTCACAATCGAAGGACTTGTAGTCACCGAAGACAAGGCCGGCGAGACCCCCGTGAGCAACGCGCGAATCTTCGTGGGTCCGCGACTGCCCTTAGACGAATCAATGCGCCTGCAGAATACGCTTGCCACTTCCGCCTCAGACGGCACGTTCCGAGTGGAGGACGTCTCTGTCTCGGACGAAAATCAATGGGTATATGCATGGCATGCCGATCTGGCGCCCGGATGGGTAAGTCTTCCGTCGCAGCCGGAGGGTACAGTCAAGATCAGGGTCGTAATGACCAAGGGGGGGACCGTAAGTGGCCGCGTTGCAGTCGGTGGAGTACCTGTCGCGGGAGCAACCGTACAGGCGGCGTCTGTCACGGAAGTGGGCCAGACGACCACTGGACCCGACGGCAAATATGAATTAGAGAATCTCCCTCAGGGAGACTTGGGCATATTGGCAAAGCTTCCCGAAGGGGGACGGTCATTAGTGCGGATGGCCTCCTTGCTCACCGGCACGACGACGCCTGTCGATTTTGACTTCAGCGAAGTGACTTCTTCATTGCAGGGCATGGTGACATCCCGGGGAGAGCCCGTATCTTCAGGAATGCTGAGGATGACGGTCACGACTACCAATGGAGAGGTAGAGCGCTTTGAGGGAACGATCCAGGCCGACGGAAGCTACTCATTTTCCGAAGCGCCGAGCGGGACATGTGCTCTTGTGGCCAGTGTCGAACTGGAGAGCGGTAATCGGGCTTCCAAACAGGTCGCATTCTCAATTGCGGAGAATGAAGCGCACGTGGAAAACATCGACTTCAATCTGACGACGGCTGTTCGAGGCACCATAACTATTCCCGATACGGTTAAGGACGGGGCGATCGTCGCGCTTCGTGGCGAGGTGAAGATCGATACGTTATCCACGGAGTTGCTGACTTCGCTGGAACCCTTGATTGCGGCCTCGGGCCGGATTAAGGATGGAGCATATAGCTTTGACGGCCTAGACCCGGGAACATACACCATCGTGGCCTTCGCGTACACGGAACTGCCCAATAGTGACGCCGAAGGCCTCAACACGATGCTTTCCAAGGCGCTCTTTGCCTCGTCGGTCGTCGAACTGAAGGAGGGCGCGGAAGCGGTGGTCGATTTGACCCCGACCCTTTGA
- a CDS encoding DUF1559 domain-containing protein: MKSRGFTLIELLVVIAIIGILAAILLPALARAREAARRASCQNNLKQMGLIFAMYTNESKGEKFPPIKVLNCEGENAQDATFDGPSLYPEYLTDVNICVCPSDSDRDNVLNGFHQNGDPSLPVEVCKLARGSYYYLGWAFYEPHILLPGAVVPTTLAGVDLSTVGGVVAFASTLFDADLINGFVDMYTNGFSLEDKESDLGPVPRLRQGIERFFVSDINNAAASAVASSGIPVMWDEIAVYGGATTYNHVPGGGNCLYMDGHVEWLPFHSKFPSNVSGVVLSSAF, encoded by the coding sequence ATGAAGTCCAGGGGTTTTACGCTGATAGAATTGTTGGTTGTAATTGCAATCATCGGTATTTTGGCGGCTATTCTATTGCCTGCTCTAGCGCGAGCCCGAGAGGCAGCGCGCCGGGCGTCCTGCCAGAATAATCTCAAGCAGATGGGTCTGATCTTCGCGATGTATACGAACGAATCAAAGGGAGAGAAGTTTCCGCCCATCAAAGTCCTGAATTGCGAAGGAGAGAATGCGCAGGATGCAACTTTTGACGGTCCGTCGCTATATCCCGAATACCTGACAGATGTGAACATCTGCGTTTGCCCGTCAGATTCCGACCGGGATAACGTGCTGAACGGCTTTCACCAAAACGGCGATCCCAGTCTTCCAGTCGAAGTGTGCAAGCTGGCTCGTGGCAGCTACTACTACCTGGGCTGGGCGTTCTACGAACCGCACATTCTTCTGCCGGGCGCAGTGGTGCCGACAACGCTGGCGGGCGTCGACCTGAGCACAGTCGGCGGCGTCGTGGCCTTCGCGTCCACGTTGTTTGACGCGGATCTGATAAACGGGTTCGTTGACATGTATACCAACGGATTCTCGCTTGAGGACAAAGAGAGTGATTTGGGGCCCGTGCCACGGTTACGCCAGGGCATCGAGCGTTTCTTCGTGAGCGACATCAATAACGCCGCGGCGAGTGCGGTCGCATCCAGTGGAATTCCCGTGATGTGGGATGAAATCGCCGTATACGGCGGCGCCACCACCTATAACCACGTTCCAGGCGGCGGTAATTGCCTGTACATGGACGGTCACGTCGAGTGGCTTCCGTTCCACAGCAAGTTCCCGTCGAATGTTTCCGGCGTGGTGCTGAGCAGCGCGTTCTAG
- a CDS encoding endonuclease/exonuclease/phosphatase family protein — protein sequence MRRILNVFGALLVGFVLGFALLVGVCVALNSRTPAPTDLSHSEQLSHPPAPLREPVTLKIVTFNIWDLYALSTRRAERMALIGETLVGLNPDIVGFQEAWVEADRAIILKRLEEIGLVNSQYFRSGLVGSGLLVASRYPIAEAFFHRYTQGGIPYRVDHGDWWAGKGVCVARIALPNDVGYLDFFDTHTHAQYGLTLYDSIRLSQAQELAAFINKAATGTSPAIAVGDFNTKADQEQYKTLVETAKLKRVMKMESRIDHVFAVESPRYRFEVVDTVQIGVDDRKERIRSGMSDHPGYMTTVRIVPAGTL from the coding sequence TTGCGGAGAATTCTGAACGTGTTCGGCGCGTTGTTAGTCGGGTTCGTACTCGGTTTCGCGCTCCTCGTCGGAGTGTGCGTTGCCCTGAACTCGCGCACCCCTGCGCCAACGGATCTTTCCCACAGCGAACAGCTTAGCCATCCTCCCGCTCCGTTGCGCGAACCGGTCACCCTGAAGATTGTCACGTTCAATATTTGGGATCTCTACGCGCTCAGTACCCGGCGCGCAGAACGCATGGCCTTAATCGGCGAAACCCTTGTCGGATTGAATCCTGACATCGTCGGATTTCAGGAAGCATGGGTGGAGGCCGACCGCGCAATTATTCTGAAGCGGCTAGAAGAAATTGGTCTGGTCAACAGCCAATATTTCCGCAGCGGTTTGGTTGGTAGCGGGTTGCTTGTGGCCAGCCGCTATCCCATCGCAGAGGCATTCTTCCACAGGTATACGCAAGGGGGCATCCCGTATCGCGTGGATCATGGCGATTGGTGGGCGGGTAAGGGTGTTTGTGTCGCCCGTATAGCGTTACCAAATGATGTGGGATATTTGGACTTCTTCGATACCCACACCCACGCGCAGTACGGCCTAACCCTCTACGATTCCATTCGTCTCAGCCAAGCCCAGGAACTCGCCGCTTTCATCAACAAAGCCGCGACAGGGACTTCTCCGGCTATCGCGGTGGGCGATTTCAACACAAAAGCGGACCAAGAGCAGTACAAGACTCTCGTCGAGACTGCGAAGCTCAAGCGCGTTATGAAGATGGAGAGCCGGATTGACCACGTGTTCGCCGTGGAGTCACCTCGTTATAGGTTCGAGGTGGTCGACACCGTCCAGATCGGAGTTGATGACCGAAAGGAACGCATACGGTCGGGCATGAGCGACCACCCCGGCTATATGACCACCGTTCGGATTGTGCCGGCGGGAACGCTGTAG
- a CDS encoding endonuclease/exonuclease/phosphatase family protein, with amino-acid sequence MPTVLWAFGFLFFFQLFTLYVESIYRLSLTKLSMGPEMYGVFFILAPLLVLLLGRHGARFLSRIAIAGILFTRCLAPYLGARAQIVNSGIGVACFLVLFCYVLSSSNRFSRPDWASAIVLAVLGSVILRSSIWSTFDLSLDPAGFAGATAVFAVLIVLARSALKVSASPDASVPEPNVNVDSGAFATAISSVLVLFPSLVLLYLIATSPGVVSAWSGCNYSVVIVLATLSWMAAACVAAHVSVGRGMLAFWNVLFLTSLLAGIFANRVAFPATPDAPALIVAGDAWWQHIPLYVMLLLSPVLAFNAARVLERPCASVRLSAAAVLIGGLLLLLLPILLVFSNVWAYVQPVSGMLRNKFYLPFLLAGVLILIGLAFSGARTSPGASRVRAVWVRGAAAVLGIVFLAWFGFNRTVLARVPSVEKSGAIDRLRVMTYNYQQGSELNGDQCYLTQMRLIARINPDILFLQESDTPRPSGGNVDSPRLFADALGYYLYFGPKTVTNTFGTAILSRFPLENPRTIFTYSDTDEVGTSMAEIEAGGRRIALFDNHPGGSDAVMHAHADALVSEAKGHKHVIAAGDFNFQQTTPYYAKVTAVLQDSWLVLRPDAVGTPETILGGNASDSERFNMSDRIDHVFATKTFKPTEAQYILTPESKTDHPLYWCELLYQ; translated from the coding sequence ATGCCTACCGTCCTGTGGGCTTTCGGCTTTCTGTTCTTCTTTCAACTGTTCACACTCTACGTCGAGAGCATCTACCGTCTGTCGTTGACGAAGCTCTCCATGGGGCCCGAGATGTATGGCGTGTTCTTTATTCTGGCCCCCCTGCTTGTGCTTCTCTTGGGCCGTCACGGCGCGCGATTTCTCTCGCGCATCGCAATCGCGGGAATTTTGTTCACCCGTTGTCTTGCGCCCTACCTCGGCGCACGCGCACAAATCGTTAATTCCGGAATCGGCGTTGCCTGCTTCCTTGTCCTTTTCTGTTACGTTCTTTCCTCCTCGAACCGCTTCTCCCGGCCCGATTGGGCGAGCGCCATCGTGCTTGCGGTGCTGGGCTCGGTGATCTTGCGCAGTTCGATATGGTCCACGTTTGACCTCTCACTCGATCCGGCTGGATTCGCGGGTGCGACCGCCGTATTTGCAGTTCTGATAGTGCTTGCTCGCAGTGCATTGAAGGTCTCTGCAAGCCCAGATGCGTCCGTGCCCGAGCCGAACGTAAACGTTGATTCCGGCGCGTTCGCAACAGCCATCTCCAGCGTGCTCGTTCTTTTCCCGTCATTGGTTTTGCTTTATCTGATTGCCACCAGTCCCGGTGTCGTGAGTGCGTGGTCTGGCTGCAATTATTCGGTTGTCATCGTCCTCGCAACACTGTCGTGGATGGCGGCCGCATGTGTCGCCGCGCATGTATCCGTGGGCAGGGGTATGCTGGCTTTTTGGAATGTACTGTTTTTGACTAGCCTGTTGGCGGGTATTTTCGCCAACCGGGTTGCGTTCCCCGCCACACCCGATGCCCCCGCGCTGATCGTGGCGGGAGATGCATGGTGGCAGCATATCCCGCTCTATGTGATGCTTCTGCTTTCGCCCGTCCTCGCGTTCAATGCCGCGCGGGTGTTGGAGAGGCCATGTGCTTCCGTGCGTCTGTCGGCGGCGGCCGTCCTCATCGGTGGACTGCTGTTGCTTTTGCTACCGATTCTGCTCGTCTTCAGCAACGTATGGGCCTATGTGCAGCCGGTGAGCGGAATGCTTCGCAACAAGTTCTATCTGCCATTCCTATTGGCGGGAGTGCTGATTCTAATTGGTCTCGCCTTCTCAGGCGCTCGGACTTCGCCGGGAGCGAGCAGAGTCCGTGCCGTCTGGGTCAGGGGTGCTGCCGCAGTGCTTGGAATCGTTTTTCTTGCGTGGTTTGGATTCAACCGGACGGTCCTGGCTCGAGTACCATCGGTAGAGAAATCGGGGGCGATCGATCGTCTACGGGTCATGACGTACAACTATCAACAGGGGTCGGAACTCAACGGTGATCAGTGTTACCTCACCCAAATGCGTCTTATTGCGCGCATCAATCCCGATATCCTCTTTCTGCAGGAGAGCGACACGCCGCGGCCCTCTGGCGGTAACGTGGATTCGCCAAGACTGTTCGCGGACGCATTGGGCTACTACCTCTATTTCGGTCCAAAGACCGTAACCAATACGTTCGGGACGGCGATCCTATCGCGTTTCCCGCTGGAGAATCCGCGCACGATCTTCACCTACAGCGACACCGACGAGGTGGGCACGTCGATGGCGGAGATTGAGGCAGGCGGGCGCCGCATCGCGCTTTTCGATAACCATCCAGGGGGAAGCGATGCCGTCATGCACGCACACGCCGACGCGTTGGTTTCGGAAGCCAAGGGTCATAAGCACGTCATTGCGGCCGGCGATTTCAACTTCCAGCAAACGACGCCGTATTACGCCAAGGTCACGGCGGTGCTGCAGGATTCCTGGCTGGTACTGCGTCCTGATGCAGTCGGTACACCCGAGACTATTCTCGGCGGTAACGCGTCGGATAGCGAACGCTTCAACATGAGCGATCGAATCGACCATGTCTTTGCGACGAAGACTTTCAAGCCGACCGAAGCGCAGTACATCCTGACACCGGAGTCGAAAACGGATCATCCACTGTATTGGTGCGAGCTTCTCTATCAGTAG
- a CDS encoding ABC transporter ATP-binding protein, producing the protein MIDIVNLTQHYGVRPILKNLNLRVATGELVAVMGPNGMGKSTLLATVAGMLAPQEGYVEIDGLRRRSSEVAELKIRQRVFYLPDNPWLPVYKTGREFLLNVGRLYGVAYNRLFDHIERLAPLFDLTHQIDAPIKSYSTGQQKKISICSALVSDVPILLLDEPFSGGLDPSALFALKRVMQGLAARNDITALITTPVPEIVEEVAERIAILRDGNVLAYDTADGLRAATGVSGSLQDVLETMLSPDTLKNIEKYFEGSRS; encoded by the coding sequence ATGATCGATATCGTGAACTTGACCCAGCACTACGGCGTGCGGCCAATTCTCAAGAACCTGAACCTGCGCGTCGCTACGGGCGAACTTGTCGCCGTGATGGGACCCAACGGGATGGGCAAGAGCACGCTGCTCGCAACCGTCGCGGGAATGCTAGCGCCGCAAGAAGGATATGTCGAAATCGATGGTCTCCGGCGCAGGAGCAGCGAAGTGGCTGAATTGAAGATACGGCAACGTGTCTTCTACCTGCCCGACAATCCATGGCTTCCGGTGTACAAAACTGGTCGCGAGTTTCTCCTGAACGTCGGACGACTCTATGGCGTCGCATACAACCGGCTTTTCGATCATATTGAGCGTCTCGCACCACTGTTTGACTTGACGCACCAAATTGATGCGCCGATAAAGTCGTATTCAACCGGGCAACAGAAGAAGATCTCGATTTGCTCCGCATTGGTCAGCGATGTTCCTATCCTTCTCTTGGACGAACCGTTCTCGGGAGGACTCGATCCGTCCGCGCTATTTGCCCTCAAGAGGGTCATGCAAGGACTTGCCGCCCGCAACGATATTACGGCACTAATAACAACGCCGGTCCCCGAGATTGTCGAGGAAGTGGCCGAACGTATCGCGATTTTGCGGGATGGAAACGTCTTGGCTTACGACACGGCGGATGGCCTGCGCGCCGCGACAGGTGTCTCCGGTTCCTTGCAGGATGTGCTTGAAACGATGCTGAGTCCAGACACACTGAAGAACATCGAAAAGTACTTCGAAGGGTCGCGGTCATGA
- a CDS encoding FAD-binding protein encodes MATIIQPRSFQHVACEIRTDDLTRQLYATDASLYEIRPEAVAFPRTAQEAAAAIQAADDAGLAVTPRGAGTGLAGGAIGDGMVIDFSRYNRGITEFDAEKRTVRVGAGVVLDQLNSFLRPHGFWFGPDVATSSRATLGGMIANNSSGAHVPKYGTTDEHLLSVEIVLADGRIATVGNGHDSLAELHRQVENIVRPKADTVRARFHDKLQKRWPGYGMDRFLRAPSDLAKIICGSEGTLACIMSAELNLVPLPKRRGLCMLCFASVPEAMQATVDILDLEPAAVEHIDDLLFDQTRGQLAFLEARALLKLDEEPCKSILIVEFFDDIEEKLAALEKRNLGLRHVTLTDPKQQERIWNMRKSGLSLLTGCKGPSKPVPGIEDIAVMPHQLPDYINSLTALLARMGLSGSYYGHAASGLMHVRPVLDLHTAEGIAKYRQLSDEVAALVLQFKGSLCAEHGVGIAHTEHLPDQVGPELLQAMKDIKAAFDPKNRFNPGKIVADEHCYKLDENFRHGPSRNITLPFEPLLAFAAKDEGFIGNLEQCNGCGGCRKDPPTMCPTFVATGEEIMSTRGRANVIRTVLQGRLDGTANPLQSRYLEEALSNCLACKACTSECPSNVNMTLLKSELVHARHQLEGVSLRERMISRVDILGALGTITPRIANAVIANTWVRKQIERVLGMTAKRPLPPFALERFDRWFKRRLAPKKGTRGKVILWDDTFVRFYEPNVGKSVVQVLEAAGFEVALAEGRKCCGRPAFSVGCLDTAREFGLHNVSLLKNGTEPIIFVEPSCYSMFAQDYRELKIPDWDKVAKRCILFEQFLYNLLEKEPDALHFADGFTWVAVHGHCHAKALTDTSIVPKLFSKLPNSTVTMLNTGCCGMAGAFGSLKSKYDLSVKVAQPLVEQINNLTAGTDVVAAGTSCRHQIDHLTPVKPLHSAEVFARALRKDE; translated from the coding sequence TACAGGCCGCCGACGATGCCGGATTGGCCGTCACACCGCGCGGCGCGGGTACCGGCTTGGCCGGCGGCGCAATCGGCGATGGCATGGTCATCGATTTCTCGCGCTACAATCGGGGCATTACGGAGTTCGATGCGGAGAAACGCACGGTCCGCGTGGGTGCGGGTGTGGTGCTCGATCAACTGAATTCTTTTCTGCGGCCGCACGGGTTCTGGTTCGGCCCGGATGTGGCCACAAGTTCCCGCGCGACGCTGGGCGGCATGATCGCGAACAACTCGTCCGGTGCGCACGTCCCGAAGTACGGGACCACCGATGAACATTTGCTTTCCGTGGAGATTGTACTCGCCGATGGCCGTATAGCGACGGTCGGCAACGGACACGATTCGCTGGCCGAACTGCATCGGCAAGTCGAGAACATTGTCAGGCCCAAGGCCGATACGGTGCGCGCACGTTTCCACGACAAGCTGCAGAAACGGTGGCCGGGGTACGGCATGGACCGATTCCTGCGCGCGCCATCTGACCTCGCCAAGATCATTTGCGGCAGTGAAGGGACGCTCGCGTGCATCATGTCCGCCGAACTAAACCTGGTTCCGCTTCCCAAACGCCGCGGCCTCTGCATGCTCTGTTTTGCGTCGGTGCCCGAGGCCATGCAGGCCACAGTTGACATCCTCGATCTCGAACCGGCGGCTGTCGAGCATATTGACGATCTGTTGTTCGATCAGACGCGTGGGCAGCTCGCGTTTCTCGAAGCGCGCGCATTGCTCAAGCTGGATGAAGAGCCATGCAAGTCAATCCTCATTGTCGAGTTCTTTGACGACATTGAAGAGAAACTGGCCGCGCTGGAAAAGCGCAATCTGGGCCTGCGCCACGTGACGTTGACCGATCCCAAGCAGCAAGAACGTATCTGGAACATGCGCAAATCGGGCTTGTCGTTGCTCACCGGATGCAAGGGCCCCTCGAAGCCTGTACCCGGAATCGAAGACATCGCGGTGATGCCGCACCAGTTGCCGGACTACATCAATTCCTTGACGGCGCTGCTGGCGCGCATGGGACTGAGTGGCTCGTACTACGGTCATGCGGCGTCGGGTTTGATGCACGTGCGCCCCGTGCTCGATCTGCATACGGCAGAGGGGATCGCGAAGTACCGGCAGCTTTCCGACGAAGTTGCCGCGCTGGTGCTGCAATTCAAGGGTTCGCTCTGCGCCGAACACGGCGTTGGCATTGCGCATACCGAGCATCTTCCGGACCAAGTCGGCCCTGAGTTGCTGCAGGCAATGAAGGACATCAAAGCGGCGTTCGACCCGAAGAATCGTTTCAACCCGGGGAAGATTGTCGCCGACGAGCACTGCTACAAACTCGATGAGAATTTCCGGCACGGTCCATCTCGCAACATCACTCTGCCTTTTGAGCCGCTGCTCGCGTTTGCGGCGAAGGACGAAGGGTTTATCGGCAACCTCGAGCAGTGCAATGGCTGCGGCGGCTGCCGCAAGGACCCGCCGACGATGTGTCCGACGTTCGTCGCGACTGGCGAAGAAATCATGTCGACGCGCGGCAGGGCCAACGTCATTCGCACAGTGTTGCAGGGGCGGCTTGATGGAACGGCGAATCCGCTGCAATCGCGGTATTTGGAAGAGGCGCTCTCCAATTGCCTGGCGTGCAAGGCCTGCACATCGGAGTGTCCTTCCAACGTCAACATGACGTTGCTCAAGTCCGAGCTTGTGCATGCGCGCCATCAGCTCGAAGGGGTCTCGCTTCGCGAGCGCATGATCAGCCGCGTCGACATCCTCGGCGCATTGGGGACCATCACGCCGCGTATCGCCAACGCAGTTATCGCGAACACATGGGTTCGCAAACAGATTGAGCGCGTCCTTGGCATGACCGCCAAGCGCCCGTTGCCTCCCTTCGCGCTCGAACGGTTCGACCGCTGGTTCAAGCGGCGTCTCGCGCCCAAGAAGGGCACGCGTGGCAAGGTCATCCTGTGGGACGATACCTTCGTGCGCTTCTACGAACCCAACGTGGGCAAGTCCGTGGTGCAGGTGCTTGAAGCGGCGGGATTCGAAGTCGCGCTCGCCGAAGGACGCAAGTGTTGCGGACGGCCCGCGTTCAGCGTCGGCTGCCTCGATACCGCGCGCGAGTTTGGCCTGCACAACGTTTCGTTGCTGAAAAACGGTACGGAGCCAATCATCTTTGTAGAACCCTCGTGCTACTCGATGTTCGCACAGGATTACCGCGAATTGAAGATCCCGGATTGGGACAAGGTCGCAAAACGCTGCATTCTATTCGAGCAGTTCCTCTACAATCTGCTTGAGAAGGAGCCCGACGCACTCCACTTCGCCGACGGATTCACGTGGGTCGCCGTTCACGGGCATTGCCACGCGAAGGCCCTCACCGACACGAGTATCGTGCCCAAGCTCTTCTCGAAGCTTCCCAACAGCACCGTCACCATGCTCAACACCGGTTGCTGCGGTATGGCCGGAGCCTTCGGCTCGCTGAAATCAAAGTACGATCTCTCCGTGAAAGTAGCTCAACCACTCGTCGAGCAGATCAATAACCTTACCGCGGGCACCGATGTCGTCGCGGCGGGAACAAGCTGCCGCCACCAAATCGATCACCTGACGCCGGTAAAGCCGCTGCACTCCGCGGAGGTCTTTGCGCGGGCGTTGAGGAAAGACGAGTAG